Proteins found in one Panicum hallii strain FIL2 chromosome 4, PHallii_v3.1, whole genome shotgun sequence genomic segment:
- the LOC112889432 gene encoding 60S ribosomal protein L27-3-like, with protein MVKFLKPGKAVILLQGRFAGRKAVIVRVFEEGTRDRPYGHCLVAGLAKYPKKVIRKDSAKKTAKKSRVKCFIKLVNFTHIMPTRYTLDVDFKDVASGGPDALSTRDKKVAACKAAKARLEERFKTGKNRWFFTKLRF; from the coding sequence ATGGTGAAGTTCCTGAAGCCCGGCAAGGCCGTGATCCTCCTCCAGGGCCGGTTCGCCGGCCGCAAGGCGGTGATCGTGCGCGTGTTCGAGGAGGGCACCCGCGACCGCCCCTACGGCCACTGCCTCGTCGCCGGCCTGGCCAAGTACCCCAAGAAGGTGATCCGCAAGGACTCCGCCAAGAAGACCGCCAAGAAGTCCCGCGTCAAGTGCTTCATCAAGCTCGTCAACTTCACCCACATCATGCCCACCCGCTACACCCTCGACGTCGACTTCAAGGACGTCGCCTCGGGCGGGCCCGACGCGCTCTCCACCCGGGACAAGAAGGTCGCCGCGTGCAAGGCCGCCAAGGCGCGCCTCGAAGAGAGGTTCAAGACCGGCAAGAACAGGTGGTTCTTTACCAAGCTCCGCTTCTAG